Proteins encoded in a region of the Deltaproteobacteria bacterium genome:
- a CDS encoding redoxin domain-containing protein, giving the protein MEAQQVRLFAVSTDLPEVAEALRRRLHCNFTFLTDPEGKVLDLLNIRHRGGRRADHGDIAYPTQVLVGRDGIVRWTYQSDYYRVRAAPEQIFAAIAALPR; this is encoded by the coding sequence ATCGAAGCGCAGCAGGTGAGACTGTTCGCCGTCAGCACCGACCTGCCGGAGGTGGCCGAGGCATTACGCCGGCGGCTGCATTGCAACTTCACCTTTCTCACTGACCCGGAAGGCAAGGTGCTCGATCTGCTCAACATCCGCCATCGCGGCGGCCGCAGGGCGGACCACGGCGACATTGCCTACCCGACCCAGGTGCTCGTCGGTCGCGACGGGATCGTGCGCTGGACCTACCAGTCCGATTACTACCGCGTCCGTGCCGCGCCCGAGCAGATCTTCGCCGCCATCGCTGCTCTACCACGATGA
- a CDS encoding 4Fe-4S dicluster domain-containing protein, whose amino-acid sequence MPVNLTDYLGPPKILGRDDQLALDVIRVNEHDPHLKITDQAVCLRCTAKPCTVTCPVENYRVEADGRTTIYWDSCIECGTCRVICPFGNISWKYPAGGFGISYRYG is encoded by the coding sequence ATGCCTGTAAATCTGACTGACTACCTCGGTCCGCCAAAGATCCTCGGCCGTGACGACCAGCTGGCGCTCGATGTCATTCGCGTCAACGAACACGATCCGCATCTGAAGATCACTGACCAAGCCGTGTGCCTGCGCTGCACGGCGAAGCCCTGCACCGTGACCTGCCCGGTGGAGAACTACCGCGTGGAGGCCGACGGCCGGACCACGATCTACTGGGATAGCTGCATCGAATGCGGAACCTGCCGCGTGATCTGCCCCTTCGGGAATATCTCCTGGAAATACCCGGCGGGCGGTTTTGGAATCAGCTACCGCTACGGTTGA
- a CDS encoding FAD-dependent oxidoreductase, with protein sequence MSERFDVAIVGAGPGACIAAYALAKAGLSVVMFERGDAPGSKAMFGGVLYTPILARLFPDFHTSGCVERHVVEKRFALLSESNEVSAGFRFCDFEPPYFNHSFTALRARFDRWLASRAEEAGAMLITATVVDEVLRKEEQIVGVRARREGGEVYANVVIAADGANSLLAKQAGLRRELPLSVILGVKEVVSLPREVIEDRFNLEGDEGAAIEYIGGEAVKGLMGAAFIYTNKDTLSVGFGCPLHALKQSQQQPRELLNAFKQHPCVRRLLRGTSPEEYAAHLIPELGPQDLPRLVTGGMVVIGGAAGLVNANPIFHEGTNMAMASGLLAAEAIIEAHKRGDFSAHTLGRYEQRLRQSFAWQDMERYQRLTLMAEEHPRLFGSYPQQLAAMARKLMTVAATDADYQIPKRQLELDVLDHFLAEIGVFSFMRDVADFGRALL encoded by the coding sequence ATGAGCGAGCGCTTCGATGTCGCGATCGTGGGAGCCGGTCCGGGCGCCTGCATCGCCGCCTACGCGCTCGCCAAGGCTGGGCTCAGCGTCGTCATGTTCGAGCGCGGCGACGCGCCGGGCTCGAAGGCTATGTTCGGGGGCGTGCTCTACACCCCGATCCTGGCGCGTCTGTTCCCCGACTTTCACACTTCGGGCTGCGTCGAGCGGCACGTGGTCGAGAAGCGCTTCGCGCTGCTGTCGGAAAGCAACGAGGTGTCCGCCGGCTTCCGCTTCTGCGACTTCGAGCCGCCGTACTTCAACCATTCGTTCACCGCCTTGCGCGCGCGCTTCGATCGTTGGCTGGCGAGCCGAGCCGAGGAAGCCGGGGCGATGTTGATAACGGCGACGGTCGTGGACGAGGTGCTGCGCAAAGAGGAGCAGATCGTCGGCGTGCGTGCGCGGCGCGAGGGCGGCGAGGTCTACGCTAACGTGGTGATTGCCGCCGACGGTGCCAACTCGTTGCTAGCCAAGCAGGCCGGGCTACGCCGCGAGCTGCCACTGTCGGTGATTCTCGGAGTCAAAGAGGTGGTGTCCCTGCCGCGAGAAGTGATCGAAGACCGCTTCAATCTCGAAGGCGACGAGGGCGCCGCCATCGAATACATCGGCGGTGAGGCAGTGAAGGGCCTCATGGGTGCGGCCTTCATTTACACCAACAAAGATACCCTATCGGTGGGCTTCGGCTGCCCGCTGCACGCGCTCAAGCAAAGCCAGCAGCAACCGCGGGAGTTGCTCAATGCCTTCAAGCAGCACCCGTGCGTACGGCGCCTGCTGCGTGGCACCAGCCCGGAGGAATACGCGGCGCACCTGATCCCGGAGCTGGGACCGCAAGACCTTCCCAGACTGGTGACCGGCGGCATGGTGGTGATCGGCGGTGCCGCCGGATTGGTCAACGCCAACCCGATATTCCACGAGGGCACCAACATGGCGATGGCCTCGGGGCTGCTCGCCGCCGAGGCCATCATCGAGGCGCACAAGCGCGGCGACTTCTCCGCCCACACGCTCGGGCGCTACGAGCAGCGCTTGCGCCAGAGCTTTGCCTGGCAGGATATGGAGCGCTACCAGCGGCTGACACTTATGGCCGAAGAACATCCTCGACTGTTCGGCTCCTATCCGCAGCAGCTGGCGGCGATGGCCAGGAAGCTGATGACCGTGGCCGCCACGGACGCCGACTACCAGATTCCCAAGCGCCAACTCGAGCTCGATGTGCTCGATCACTTCTTGGCGGAGATCGGCGTGTTCTCGTTCATGCGCGACGTCGCCGACTTCGGCCGCGCGCTGCTATAG
- a CDS encoding XamI family restriction endonuclease, with translation MKTRRLNADKPHLWKADIAASVDRFNQWFMRFAPEAFRSTRVETTEHVKAALLATNDLRALNAATLKANPGALPTLRMCTAPPLAVDRLVGLADVSKNLVGRMEKGKLPAKMSDADLDAELAKVCRILSRLLDRDMFPWLANRMAPTGHERDRASTIVADRLCSAVANPIVRNAQEQRQLAAIGEYLDHRGYRKQAHPPCKLLMEMEPGTYAVRMNLAVGRALKVNLPVDVVIQPRQLRKDRLPVLIEAKSAGDFTNTNKRRKEEATKIHQLQAAYGKTVTFVLFLCGYFGSDYLGYEAAEGIDWVWEHRIDDLAKLGL, from the coding sequence ATGAAGACACGACGGCTCAACGCCGATAAGCCGCATCTCTGGAAGGCCGACATCGCGGCATCCGTTGACCGCTTCAACCAGTGGTTCATGCGCTTTGCGCCTGAGGCGTTTCGTTCAACGCGGGTGGAAACGACCGAACACGTCAAAGCGGCTCTCCTGGCAACCAACGACCTACGTGCCCTAAATGCGGCCACCCTGAAGGCGAACCCAGGCGCGCTCCCCACACTCCGCATGTGCACTGCCCCGCCGCTCGCTGTCGATCGCCTCGTCGGATTGGCCGATGTGAGCAAGAATCTCGTTGGCCGGATGGAGAAAGGCAAACTGCCAGCGAAGATGTCGGACGCCGACCTCGACGCGGAGTTGGCGAAGGTATGCCGCATTCTCTCGCGGCTATTGGACCGGGACATGTTTCCGTGGCTGGCTAATCGGATGGCCCCGACCGGCCACGAGCGCGACCGGGCCTCAACGATTGTTGCCGATCGCCTTTGCAGTGCCGTGGCGAACCCGATCGTTCGGAACGCCCAAGAGCAACGACAGCTCGCGGCCATTGGCGAGTACCTCGACCACCGTGGGTACCGGAAACAAGCGCACCCGCCCTGCAAGCTGCTTATGGAGATGGAGCCGGGCACGTATGCCGTCCGCATGAATCTGGCCGTCGGAAGAGCCCTCAAGGTCAACCTCCCGGTCGACGTCGTGATCCAGCCCAGGCAACTTCGCAAGGACCGGCTACCAGTCCTCATTGAAGCGAAGTCAGCAGGCGATTTCACAAACACAAACAAGCGCCGGAAAGAGGAGGCGACCAAGATTCACCAGTTGCAGGCTGCCTACGGGAAGACCGTGACCTTCGTGCTATTCCTTTGCGGATACTTCGGCAGCGACTACCTGGGTTACGAAGCCGCGGAAGGGATCGACTGGGTGTGGGAGCACAGGATCGACGACCTGGCGAAGCTGGGATTGTAG
- a CDS encoding SAM-dependent DNA methyltransferase: protein MLAGPENLVEARRQAVQAALDSSKSAAERNRLGQFATPNALAIDIARYVRLVAGRLLSPVRFADPAIGTGSFYSAALAVFGRQRVESAVGVELDAGFCDAARDLWAQAGLKVVQGDFTHIVAGPRRPVAPNLVLTNPPYVRHHHLGRQDKERLQALAYRMTGVRVNGLAGLYVYFLLLATAWMEDGGYAAWLVPSEFMDVNYGAALRRYLTDCVTLIRAHRFDPDDVQFGDALVSSVVLVLRKALPPPAHAVQFTFGGTLGEPHASDAIPLQQLRESRKWTGYPSHARNDRRRSSNGDGSTLGDFFRIQRGIATGSNKFFVLDRCDAERRRIPKRYLRPILPSPRFLTTTVIDADKDGYPLIERQLCVVDCDLPEAVVQTRHPALWEYLQTAEALGIKRGYLVGKRSPWYKQERRDPAPFLCTYMGRGSDQKRPFRFIWNRSQAIGTNLYLMLYPKAGLARLLLSHPDRAADVFALLGQVTGHELRGEGRVYGGGLNKIEPGELARISAVAFVERWPELGSAVPRQGELFGERGRESSPQRRAG, encoded by the coding sequence ATGCTCGCGGGACCCGAGAACCTCGTCGAAGCCCGGCGACAAGCCGTCCAGGCAGCACTCGATTCGAGCAAGTCAGCTGCCGAGAGGAACCGCCTCGGTCAATTCGCGACGCCCAACGCGCTCGCAATCGATATCGCTCGTTACGTTCGGCTCGTCGCGGGCCGTCTCCTGTCGCCGGTCCGGTTCGCCGATCCGGCGATCGGCACGGGCAGTTTCTATTCTGCCGCCCTCGCAGTCTTCGGTCGTCAGCGAGTCGAAAGCGCGGTGGGCGTGGAACTCGATGCCGGCTTCTGCGATGCCGCACGCGACCTCTGGGCGCAGGCGGGTCTCAAGGTCGTCCAGGGGGACTTCACTCATATCGTCGCCGGACCTCGCCGCCCGGTGGCGCCTAACCTGGTCCTCACCAACCCTCCCTACGTGCGACATCATCACTTAGGGCGTCAGGACAAGGAGCGCCTGCAAGCGCTGGCATACCGGATGACCGGCGTCAGAGTGAACGGGCTTGCGGGCTTGTACGTGTACTTTCTCCTTCTCGCCACGGCGTGGATGGAAGATGGCGGCTATGCGGCGTGGCTTGTCCCCTCCGAGTTCATGGACGTCAACTATGGCGCGGCGCTCAGACGATACCTGACGGACTGTGTGACGCTGATCCGCGCTCATCGCTTCGATCCCGACGATGTGCAGTTCGGAGACGCCTTAGTGTCTTCGGTAGTTCTGGTGTTGCGCAAGGCGCTGCCCCCGCCCGCGCACGCCGTCCAGTTCACGTTCGGGGGCACGCTTGGTGAGCCGCACGCGAGCGACGCGATTCCGCTGCAGCAACTCCGCGAGTCTCGGAAGTGGACCGGGTACCCCAGCCACGCGCGCAACGACCGACGCCGGTCGAGCAATGGCGACGGATCTACTCTTGGAGACTTCTTTCGCATCCAGCGCGGCATTGCCACCGGCAGCAACAAGTTCTTTGTGCTCGATCGCTGCGACGCCGAGCGCCGCCGCATCCCGAAGCGCTACCTGCGGCCTATCCTGCCCAGTCCGCGTTTTCTCACGACGACGGTCATCGATGCCGACAAAGACGGCTACCCGCTCATCGAACGCCAGCTCTGCGTTGTCGACTGCGATCTCCCCGAAGCGGTCGTCCAAACCCGGCACCCGGCTCTGTGGGAGTATCTTCAGACCGCCGAGGCGCTGGGCATCAAGCGCGGCTATCTCGTTGGTAAGCGCAGCCCGTGGTACAAACAGGAGCGGCGCGATCCGGCCCCGTTCCTGTGCACGTATATGGGACGCGGCTCCGACCAGAAGCGGCCGTTCCGGTTCATCTGGAACCGCTCGCAGGCCATCGGAACCAACCTGTATCTCATGTTATATCCGAAGGCCGGTCTCGCGCGGCTCTTGCTGAGCCACCCCGATCGTGCCGCTGACGTGTTTGCTCTGCTCGGGCAGGTGACCGGTCACGAACTTCGCGGCGAGGGCCGAGTCTACGGTGGCGGTCTCAACAAGATCGAGCCGGGTGAACTCGCGCGCATTTCCGCGGTGGCGTTTGTCGAGCGGTGGCCGGAGCTCGGGTCCGCGGTGCCGCGACAGGGAGAGCTCTTCGGCGAGCGGGGGCGCGAAAGCAGTCCCCAGCGCCGAGCGGGTTGA
- a CDS encoding nitroreductase family protein, with protein MRFLLPHKPVEREKIQLMLEAATLCSFWGNVQALKAVVIERATAPKDVIEALPPGSAIAGFQLRLAPVLIVWYCDWSLLAVQGERLHELVEAGAVGVDKEQSHRFLNETLVPFFQAGMEGIKAGGMTEMDCGQGIAQATLMAFEQGLGTCLIGVPAQKKLRRALALPADCKILAVQTVGYPAESPEAGGQRPRLPFETKFFLNKVGQPFPRDLEVVEGLKRDKMIQAQAPLPWRQEELAYLSRALEISPIFGNEVAEMTEHIMKDIMESSES; from the coding sequence ATGCGGTTTCTGCTGCCCCACAAACCGGTCGAGCGCGAGAAGATTCAGCTCATGCTGGAAGCGGCGACGCTGTGCTCGTTCTGGGGCAACGTCCAGGCCCTGAAGGCGGTCGTGATCGAGCGCGCTACCGCACCCAAGGACGTCATCGAAGCGCTGCCGCCCGGGTCGGCCATCGCCGGCTTTCAGCTGCGCCTCGCCCCAGTGCTCATCGTTTGGTACTGCGACTGGAGCCTACTGGCGGTGCAGGGCGAGCGCTTGCACGAACTGGTCGAAGCGGGCGCCGTCGGCGTCGACAAGGAGCAGAGCCATCGGTTCCTCAACGAGACCCTGGTGCCGTTCTTTCAAGCCGGCATGGAGGGCATCAAGGCCGGCGGCATGACCGAGATGGACTGCGGGCAGGGCATTGCCCAGGCGACGCTGATGGCGTTCGAGCAGGGGCTCGGCACGTGCCTGATCGGCGTGCCGGCGCAAAAGAAACTCCGCCGCGCCCTCGCGCTGCCCGCCGACTGCAAAATCCTCGCGGTGCAGACCGTGGGCTACCCGGCCGAATCGCCTGAAGCCGGTGGCCAGCGCCCGCGCCTGCCGTTCGAGACCAAGTTCTTCCTCAACAAGGTGGGCCAGCCGTTCCCGCGCGACCTGGAAGTGGTCGAGGGCCTCAAGCGCGACAAGATGATCCAGGCGCAAGCGCCGCTGCCGTGGCGCCAGGAGGAGCTCGCCTATCTTTCCCGCGCGCTGGAGATCTCGCCGATCTTCGGCAACGAGGTCGCCGAGATGACGGAACACATCATGAAGGACATCATGGAGTCGTCGGAGTCCTGA
- a CDS encoding lipid-transfer protein yields MADPFPREVYIAGVGMTAFGRHEGKRVAELGQEAVKAALADAGLDYSAVEIAYCGHVLQGTTAGQKVLYGVGMTGIPIFNIENACASGTSALRAAAMAVGSGMVKVALAVGFEVMGRGAIPTGGDERLAAVGRQGVPALPALFANLFLEHSRRYGTTIEQLAMVSVKNRNYGAKNPRAQFHDPVTVDGVMASREVAPPLRLFMCCPTSSGAAAAVVTSADVARGTRKPIRMIASALQSDPALDGSDSLAGITAINTSTARAAYAQAGIGPEQLDCAEVHDCFSIAEIVHYENLGLCARGEGGRFIEQGLAKARVKMSTSGGLLAKGHPLGATGVAQVVEATEQLRGESGERQVPNARLALTHCQGFGGAVGVHIFTQG; encoded by the coding sequence ATGGCTGATCCGTTTCCACGAGAGGTCTACATTGCCGGCGTCGGCATGACGGCGTTCGGGCGGCACGAGGGCAAACGCGTCGCCGAGTTGGGGCAGGAGGCGGTCAAGGCCGCGCTGGCCGATGCCGGCCTCGATTACTCCGCCGTCGAGATCGCGTACTGCGGCCACGTGCTACAGGGGACCACCGCCGGCCAGAAGGTCCTCTATGGCGTGGGCATGACCGGCATTCCGATCTTCAACATCGAGAACGCCTGCGCCAGCGGCACCAGCGCGTTGCGCGCCGCCGCGATGGCGGTGGGCTCGGGGATGGTGAAGGTCGCGCTCGCCGTCGGCTTCGAGGTGATGGGCCGCGGCGCGATTCCCACTGGTGGCGACGAACGGCTGGCCGCGGTCGGCCGCCAAGGCGTGCCGGCGCTGCCGGCCCTGTTCGCCAATCTCTTTCTCGAACACTCGCGCCGCTACGGCACCACCATCGAGCAACTGGCGATGGTATCGGTGAAGAACCGCAACTACGGCGCGAAGAACCCGCGCGCGCAATTTCACGACCCGGTCACGGTTGACGGCGTGATGGCCTCGCGTGAGGTGGCGCCGCCGTTGCGGCTGTTCATGTGTTGCCCGACGTCGTCCGGGGCAGCGGCTGCGGTGGTGACCAGCGCCGACGTAGCCCGCGGCACGCGCAAGCCCATTCGGATGATCGCCTCCGCCTTGCAGTCCGATCCGGCGCTCGATGGCAGTGATTCGCTCGCCGGCATCACCGCGATCAATACCAGCACCGCTCGGGCGGCGTACGCGCAAGCCGGCATCGGCCCCGAGCAGCTCGATTGCGCCGAGGTGCACGACTGCTTCTCGATCGCCGAGATCGTTCACTACGAGAACCTCGGCCTGTGCGCGCGCGGCGAAGGTGGCCGATTCATCGAGCAAGGGCTAGCCAAGGCACGAGTGAAGATGAGTACGAGCGGCGGCCTGCTCGCCAAGGGGCATCCCCTCGGCGCCACCGGCGTCGCCCAGGTGGTCGAAGCCACCGAGCAGCTGCGCGGCGAATCGGGCGAGCGACAGGTGCCGAACGCGCGCCTCGCGCTGACGCATTGCCAGGGTTTCGGAGGCGCCGTCGGCGTGCACATCTTCACCCAGGGATGA
- a CDS encoding AMP-binding protein: MTFGELLELRAAEKGGETFLLFDDQRISHAELNQRANRIANGLADLGVGPGVGVAIMMGNSPAWLAAFFAVQKLGAYAVPVNIGLKGDGLQYVVDHSESQVMIIGAELLGSFAPVRANLPRLRHVIVDAGEAPGTALPADAIAIERLATASPERPPSNPPADATCLLLYTSGTTGLPKAVVMRHGAFSFAGVGMFAQLGYRPGDILYTCLPLFHANALFLTTMQGLYSGFAVALSRRFSASRFWDEIRRYGATSFNALGAMIPILLKQPPRAGDADNPVRLVFSAATPKWAWEEFERRFNVTIWEGYGAVDGGGFMLFNFGNGPKGSMGLPPPGTEASVFRDDGSECEASEVGELVFKVDDAAARRVTYLKNAQASDAKIRGGWFHTGDLAWRDAEGYFYFADRKSDSIRRRGENISSFEVEKIINQHPAVLESAAFGVPSELGEDDVMVAVVCRPGATVAPDELVAFCTERMARFMVPRYLDFRDEIPKTETHRVQKQLLKRAGVTATTWDRDAGQKRSG; the protein is encoded by the coding sequence ATGACATTTGGTGAGTTGCTGGAACTGCGCGCCGCGGAGAAGGGCGGCGAAACCTTCCTCCTCTTCGACGATCAGCGCATCAGCCACGCCGAGCTGAACCAGCGCGCCAACCGGATCGCCAACGGCCTGGCCGATCTGGGCGTAGGCCCAGGGGTTGGCGTAGCGATCATGATGGGCAACTCGCCGGCGTGGCTGGCGGCCTTCTTCGCGGTGCAAAAGCTTGGCGCCTACGCGGTGCCGGTCAACATCGGCCTGAAAGGCGACGGGCTCCAGTACGTGGTGGATCACTCCGAGTCGCAGGTGATGATCATCGGCGCCGAGCTGCTCGGCAGCTTCGCCCCCGTGCGCGCCAACTTGCCGCGCCTGCGCCACGTGATCGTGGATGCCGGCGAAGCTCCCGGCACGGCGCTGCCGGCCGATGCGATTGCCATCGAGCGCCTAGCGACGGCATCGCCGGAGCGCCCGCCTTCCAATCCGCCGGCCGATGCGACTTGTCTGCTGCTCTACACCTCGGGCACCACCGGGCTGCCCAAGGCAGTGGTCATGCGTCACGGCGCGTTCAGTTTTGCCGGCGTCGGTATGTTCGCCCAGCTCGGCTATCGCCCCGGCGACATTCTCTACACCTGCCTGCCGTTGTTCCACGCCAACGCCCTCTTCCTCACGACGATGCAAGGCTTGTACAGCGGCTTTGCGGTGGCGCTCAGCCGCCGCTTCAGCGCCAGCCGGTTCTGGGACGAGATCCGCCGCTACGGCGCAACCAGCTTCAACGCGCTCGGTGCGATGATTCCGATCTTGCTCAAACAACCGCCGCGCGCCGGCGATGCCGACAACCCGGTGCGCCTGGTGTTCAGCGCGGCGACGCCGAAGTGGGCGTGGGAGGAATTCGAGCGCCGTTTCAACGTCACGATCTGGGAAGGCTACGGCGCGGTGGATGGCGGCGGCTTCATGTTGTTCAACTTCGGCAACGGCCCGAAGGGCTCGATGGGCTTGCCGCCGCCCGGCACCGAGGCCAGCGTGTTTCGCGACGACGGCAGCGAATGCGAAGCCAGCGAGGTCGGCGAGCTGGTGTTCAAGGTCGACGACGCAGCGGCCCGGCGCGTGACCTACTTGAAGAACGCACAGGCCTCGGACGCCAAGATTCGCGGCGGCTGGTTTCATACCGGCGACCTCGCCTGGCGCGACGCCGAGGGGTACTTCTACTTCGCCGATCGCAAGAGCGACTCGATTCGCCGCCGCGGCGAGAACATCTCGTCGTTCGAGGTCGAGAAGATCATCAACCAACATCCCGCCGTGCTGGAGTCCGCGGCGTTTGGCGTGCCGTCGGAGCTGGGCGAGGACGACGTGATGGTCGCCGTGGTCTGCCGGCCGGGCGCAACGGTGGCGCCGGATGAACTGGTGGCTTTTTGCACCGAACGCATGGCCCGCTTCATGGTGCCGCGCTACCTCGACTTCCGCGACGAGATCCCGAAGACCGAGACGCATCGAGTACAGAAGCAGCTGCTCAAGCGCGCCGGCGTAACCGCGACCACCTGGGATCGCGACGCCGGGCAGAAGCGGTCGGGATGA